The genomic stretch TGGCCGATCAACAAGATCGAAGTGTTGTTGAGTTGGTTCATCCGACTTAGCAGACGCAGGATCTGCGACTGAGTGACCGGATCCAAATCGTTGGTCGGCTCGTCGGCAATCAGCAGCTTAGGCTTGGCGGCGATAGCCATGGCGATCATGATTTTCTGACACTCACCATCGGTGAGTTCATAAGGGTAGCTTTTCATCACCCGGCGGTGATCTTTAATGCCGACCTTGTGTAACAGAGCAATCGCTTGTTTTTTACGCCACGCAAAGCGCTGCCACCAGCGCCCATCAAAGGTACGCGAGGGGATAGATTCAATTAACTGTTTGCCCACCTCGTCTGACGGATCGAGACAGGTCGACGGTTCCTGAAAAATCATCGCCACATCACGAGCGATAACTCGGCGGCGTTCACGCGGAGTTAATTGCAGCAAATCAATATTGCCGAGCCGCATCCGGTCAGCGGTGATGCGCCAGTTCTCTTTACCCACGCCCACAATGGCTTTGGCCACCAGGCTTTTACCTGAGCCTGATTCACCCACCAGGCCACGAATTTCACCTTCATTCATGGTCATGCTCATGCGGTCAACCGCTTTCACCAGACCTTGAGGGGTATCAATCTCAATTGTCAGGTGACGAATATCAAGTAACGGCATTATTCGACTCCTGCATTCAGTGCCTGACGGATGCCTTCACCCACCAGGTTAATCATAATTACAGTATACATGATAGCGATACCCGGTAACGTGACTGTCCAGGGAGCCAGATAAAGCAGCTCGACCGAATCACCCAGAATCGCGCCCCATTCCGTGCTCGGCGCCTGAGCTCCAAGGCCTAGAAAACCAAGCGCAGTAATGTCGAGAATGGCAATCGACAGCGCCATGGTGACTTCTGCGGCGATCACCGGCAGGATGTTGGGGAAAATTGAGTGCCACAGCAGATAACTGTCATTGGCGCCATCCAGGCGTGCTGCCATCACGTAATCTTTCTCGACTTCGTTATGCACCGCGATGTAGAGCGAACGAATAAAGCGCGGAATCAGGGCCAGACACAGCGCCAGCAGAATATTAAATTCACCGAACCCGAGAAAGGCGACAAAGATAATGGCCAGCAGCAGAGTCGGGATCGACATGACCGTATCAAGCAGATGGTTGAGTACGCTCGACAGCAACCCTTTAGTCATACCGGCCATAATGCCGATACCGCATCCGATCACGGTTGCGAGCAGGGTAATCAGCACTGATGCGCCAAATGTCAGGCGCGAACCGTCAATCAGGCGTGACAGAATGTCACGGCCTAAATCATCGGTACCGAGGAAGTACTCAACACTGCCGGACGGATCCCATGACGGCGGCACCAGAAGCTCGCCGGACTGCATATTCGGGTCGTGTGGGGTGAGCCAGTAAGAAGTCAGAGTAATCAGAATGATCAGGATCAGGCACCACAAGCCGAACATCGCCAGATTGTTGGCTTTGTAACTGCGCCAGAAGCGTTCAAACTGCGTCGGGATATGCTCTTCCTGATAAACGCTATTTGTTAGCATACCATTCCTTCCTTACCAGAGGGTTGATCATTGCACCGATCAAATCGGAGAGAATGTTGGCAGTTAGCACCAGGGCACCAACGGCAATCACACCAGCCTGGATAGACACGTAGTCCTGATTAGACAACGCATCGAGCAGCCAGCGGCCGATGCCCGGCCAGTTGAAAATCGATTCGGTGATGATAGCCAGTGTCAGCATACTCGACAGCTGGACCCCGAATTTAGGAATAATCGGCGGAATCGCGTTACGCAGTACGTGCTGGATAACGATTTCGTAGTACGACAAACCCTTGATACGCGCCGCGCGGATGTAGTTCTGCGTCATGACTTCAGCCACCGATGCCCGCATCAGGCGTACAACCTGTGTGGTCGGCGCCAGAGCGAGTACCAGACACGGCAGAATCATGTGTTCAATCACACTTTGCAGCGCAAAGTTGCGGTAAGGGCCTTCGGCCAGAAACGCATCTATGATGGCAAAACCGGTCACGTGTTTAATCTGATACAGCAAATCGTAGCGGCCGGACACCGGCAGTAGCTCGTAATTGAGCGAGAACACCATGATCAGGATCAGTGCCACCCAGAATAAAGGCGCTGAGTAGCCCGACATTGAGGTGAACGAGATAACGGTATCAATCCATTTACCTTGTCGCATTCCCGCTATGGTGCCGACCGGAATACCAACCAACAGCGAAAGGGTAAATGCAATCAGGCACAGTTCCAGCGTGGCCGGAAACACCGAGGCCAGTTCGGTCACGATTGGTGTGCCGTTTTTGGTCACACCGAAATTGAGTTTGAGTAACTCACTGAGATATTGTGACCAGCCGGCCCAGAAATCGAGTTTGCCCCAGGCTGAGTCCGGCTCCAGACGCAGCAGGCTGTAGCCGACCATGGTCAGGATCAGCAGGGTAATAACAAACAGGTTGAAACGACGCAGCGTGTAGTTAAGCATTATTCAGACACCCTCTCGACGGTATTAAACGGCTCGACACTGAAGGGGCTGAGACGAAAGCCGGTCAGGGTTTTGTTGTATGCTTTAAACTGCATGCCATGCGCGATCGGGATCACCGGAAACTCCTGGTTCAAGATATTTTGTGCCTGGCGGTATAAATTCAAACGATAGCGCGGCCGCTCCACTTCCAGAGCCAGATCGAGCAAAAAGTCAAAATCGGCATTACACCACATCGCCACATTCAGCCCGGCACGGTTTGAATCACATGAGAGCAGCGGACGCAGGAAGTTATCCGGATCACCGGTATCACCGCTCCAGCCGGTCAGGAACAGATCGATATGAGAGCGCTCCGCCAGTTCGGTGCGGTCAAGGCGATCTTCCGGGACCAGATGCAGGGTGACGCCGATATCAGCCAGGTTGGACTGAATCAGCTCCGCGGTTTTTCGCGGGCTCGGGTTGTAGGCTCTTGGCTCTATCGGCACTGACATACTCAGCTCCAGTCCCGACTCAAAGCCGGCTTCACGCAGCAGTGCCAGAGCGTAGTTACGATCGTAACGCACCTGGACGTTATCTCGGTTGTAAGCCCACGATGTCGGCGGCAGGATGTTGTAAGCGATACTCCCGGTGCCGTAGTAAACAGAATCAAGAATATTCTGGCGGTTGATAGCAAAGTTAAGCGCTTTACGGACCCGAACATCACGCAGACCCGGATGAGAAGTATTTACGGCAATAAACGCCACGTTCATCGCCGGCTTGGCATCCAGAACGATGTTGGCCTGCTTTTCGATGATCGGGATCTGGCTCGAAATCGGCGAGCTCAGCACATCACACTCATCGCGCAGTAATTTGGCCAGAGTGCCGGTGCCGCGCTGGGAAATATCAAACACCACCTGCTCCATATTCGCCGGACCATTCCAGTAACCGCCATGGCGACGCAGACGGACTAAATCATGCATCTGGAATTCGTCGAGATAGAACGGCCCGGTACCGACCGGATGACTGTCGAGCATCGGTTTTTCGTCCTTCAGCTCCAGCTGATGGGCGTATTCCTCAGACAGAATCACGGCGTGCGTGGTGGCAATGTTGGACAAAAAGCTGTTATCAGCGCGGCTTAAGGTAAATTTGACCGTATGATCGTCCAGCGCCTGGACATCAACCAGCAGGTTGGAAAAATCGATACCGGCAAACCAGGGATAACCACCGCTGTGAACGTTATGGTAAGGATTGGTGGTGTCGATAATGCGGCGGAAGCTGAATACTACATCCTCGGCCGTCAGCGTACGGGTCGGAGAAAACCAGCGGGTCGTCTGGAATTGGACCCCGTCACGCAGTTTGAAGATGTACTCGGTACCACTGCTGTTGACATCCCATTCGGTGGCAATGTTAGGGACAGGCAGGTGAGTTTCAGGATCGAGTTTAATCAGCGTATCGTAGATCTGAGGGCTGAGGGCTTCAGATGTAATGCCGCTGTCGACCAGTTGCGGGTTAAATGTGCTCGGGCTGCCCTGACCACAGTAAACAAATCCGCTCTCGCGGATTTTACTATGATCGATTTCCTCGCCACATCCTGCCAGCAGGCTGATGCCGCATAATCCCAGAGTAAGTCGTAATAAAGTTTTCATAATGAAACTGAGTTGAGAACCGAGGCGGATTCTTGCGCATGAACGCCTCAAAATCCCGCTAATTTACCATTGTTTGTAGGCTGAAACCATGCCTAGTGTTGATGAAAAGCGTGCCCTGTCAGTGAAAACTCAGCTTTAGCCGAGTTAAGCCGCGCAAAGATTGATCGGACGGGCCAGTTGGTCGGCAAGCGCCTGTTTATTCAGGGTTGTCTTGCAGTAATTGATATTTACGCACCATGCCCCTAAATTGATGATAGCTCAAGCCAAGCAGCTCCGCGGCCTGACGCTGGTTAAACTTAGCCGCCTGCAGAGCCTGGTTGAGAATCGCTTTGTCCTGATCCTGCTGCCACTGCTTATAATCCATTGGAAAGCTCGCCACAGTGTTGGAGGCCGAAGATGCTGCGGCCGGAGATGCTAAGGCTGAAGAGTCTTTGTGCGGCGGCGGATTATGCCAGGGCTGGCTGAACGGGTCGAAAACCAGATTGTCGATCGGCGCTTCGTGCTGACCATGTTGATAGACGGCACGCTCAATGACATTTTTGAGTTCACGCACGTTGCCGGGCCAGGCGTAATCGAGCAGAGCCTGAACGGCGCGGTCTGTAAAACCGACAAACAGTGGCAGAGCCAGTTCGCGGCACATGCGGATAGCAAAGTGCTGCGCTAACAACTGAATATCTTCACGCCGCTCGCGCAGCGGAGGCAGGGCAATGACGTCGAAGGCTAGCCGGTCGAGCAGGTCAGCGCGAAAAGAACCTTGCTGTGCCAATTGTGGCAGGTCGGCGTTGGTGGCGCAGATCAGACGTACGTTAGCGGTCAGAGCCTGGTGGCCGCCAACCCGTTCGTACTGGCCATATTCGATAACCCGCAGCAGCTTTTCCTGCACTGACAAGGGGGCCGTCGCCAGTTCATCGAGAAACAGGGTGCCGCCTTCAGCTCGTTCAAAGCGTCCCTGATGACGGCCTTTCGACCCGGTAAATGAGCCGGATTCATGGCCGAATAGCTCTGAATCAATCAAGCCTTCACTCAGAGTTGAGCAGTTGAGCGCGACCAGAGGTTGATCCCAGCGGCGTGATAAGTAGTGC from Vibrio ostreae encodes the following:
- a CDS encoding ABC transporter permease subunit — its product is MLTNSVYQEEHIPTQFERFWRSYKANNLAMFGLWCLILIILITLTSYWLTPHDPNMQSGELLVPPSWDPSGSVEYFLGTDDLGRDILSRLIDGSRLTFGASVLITLLATVIGCGIGIMAGMTKGLLSSVLNHLLDTVMSIPTLLLAIIFVAFLGFGEFNILLALCLALIPRFIRSLYIAVHNEVEKDYVMAARLDGANDSYLLWHSIFPNILPVIAAEVTMALSIAILDITALGFLGLGAQAPSTEWGAILGDSVELLYLAPWTVTLPGIAIMYTVIMINLVGEGIRQALNAGVE
- the sapA gene encoding ABC transporter substrate-binding protein SapA — its product is MKTLLRLTLGLCGISLLAGCGEEIDHSKIRESGFVYCGQGSPSTFNPQLVDSGITSEALSPQIYDTLIKLDPETHLPVPNIATEWDVNSSGTEYIFKLRDGVQFQTTRWFSPTRTLTAEDVVFSFRRIIDTTNPYHNVHSGGYPWFAGIDFSNLLVDVQALDDHTVKFTLSRADNSFLSNIATTHAVILSEEYAHQLELKDEKPMLDSHPVGTGPFYLDEFQMHDLVRLRRHGGYWNGPANMEQVVFDISQRGTGTLAKLLRDECDVLSSPISSQIPIIEKQANIVLDAKPAMNVAFIAVNTSHPGLRDVRVRKALNFAINRQNILDSVYYGTGSIAYNILPPTSWAYNRDNVQVRYDRNYALALLREAGFESGLELSMSVPIEPRAYNPSPRKTAELIQSNLADIGVTLHLVPEDRLDRTELAERSHIDLFLTGWSGDTGDPDNFLRPLLSCDSNRAGLNVAMWCNADFDFLLDLALEVERPRYRLNLYRQAQNILNQEFPVIPIAHGMQFKAYNKTLTGFRLSPFSVEPFNTVERVSE
- a CDS encoding peptide ABC transporter ATP-binding protein, which encodes MPLLDIRHLTIEIDTPQGLVKAVDRMSMTMNEGEIRGLVGESGSGKSLVAKAIVGVGKENWRITADRMRLGNIDLLQLTPRERRRVIARDVAMIFQEPSTCLDPSDEVGKQLIESIPSRTFDGRWWQRFAWRKKQAIALLHKVGIKDHRRVMKSYPYELTDGECQKIMIAMAIAAKPKLLIADEPTNDLDPVTQSQILRLLSRMNQLNNTSILLIGHDLTTITQWANRITVMYCGQSVESAKTASLMSQPKHPYTVALLRAMPDFSDWIPHKEKLQSLPGSIPPLQHLPIGCRLGPRCPYAQRQCVEMPQTRWVKTHKYACHFPLNMEQ
- a CDS encoding ABC transporter permease, with protein sequence MLNYTLRRFNLFVITLLILTMVGYSLLRLEPDSAWGKLDFWAGWSQYLSELLKLNFGVTKNGTPIVTELASVFPATLELCLIAFTLSLLVGIPVGTIAGMRQGKWIDTVISFTSMSGYSAPLFWVALILIMVFSLNYELLPVSGRYDLLYQIKHVTGFAIIDAFLAEGPYRNFALQSVIEHMILPCLVLALAPTTQVVRLMRASVAEVMTQNYIRAARIKGLSYYEIVIQHVLRNAIPPIIPKFGVQLSSMLTLAIITESIFNWPGIGRWLLDALSNQDYVSIQAGVIAVGALVLTANILSDLIGAMINPLVRKEWYANK
- the pspF gene encoding phage shock protein operon transcriptional activator, translating into MPHNLIGESPSFLAVLDKVSRLAPIERPVLITGERGTGKELIAQRVHYLSRRWDQPLVALNCSTLSEGLIDSELFGHESGSFTGSKGRHQGRFERAEGGTLFLDELATAPLSVQEKLLRVIEYGQYERVGGHQALTANVRLICATNADLPQLAQQGSFRADLLDRLAFDVIALPPLRERREDIQLLAQHFAIRMCRELALPLFVGFTDRAVQALLDYAWPGNVRELKNVIERAVYQHGQHEAPIDNLVFDPFSQPWHNPPPHKDSSALASPAAASSASNTVASFPMDYKQWQQDQDKAILNQALQAAKFNQRQAAELLGLSYHQFRGMVRKYQLLQDNPE